The sequence ttttttaacttttttttatttttatttttagtacttttcagactccctagggtactttaaccctagggggtctgcacgatcctatcatatactgccatactacagtatggcagtatatggggattttactcctcatacattacaatgtgctgatagcacattgtaatgcatgggttaaccaaatgtagcctcgggtcttcgcgagacccgaggttaccatagcgacggatcgccgctccctgatgacgtcacggggagcggcgatcctcgaaaagatggcggcgcccacgcgccgccatgcttttgaagccgccggcaatgctagccgccggcaatgctagcaccgatcacgggtgttaccggtaagcctttgctgcaatatgcagcaaagacttaccggctatggagagggctcagcgcgtgagccctctccatgcacccgcggccgacccgtgacgtgctattacgtcacgggtcgtgagaGGGTTAACCAGTGGGAATATTAAAAcctctggtcaggaaagttctagagactAGTCTCTGAGAGAAAGCAGAGAGAGCAGTAGAGcagaagactggagttaatccagtcaggttagtctgacaggagtcagtcAGACACAATTGTTCATTTAGTCTCTGAGGGAGACCAGTACAGTGCAGCCAGTAAACCAGATCAGACCAGTctagtcagacagaggagagccagctgattgcctgagcagctctgaggagttagtgagagaaaagggatatcatcctaccttcaagggtgatatctgaagtaacccaggacaagctgaagcatcctactaggacacagctatctcccagcctgcccctgcatccaggctggtgatcaatccctgtggttcgctctccaagtgcatccccagcatttTCCTATTTTGTCAAGATTCATTTGggcacgttatccactgttcctgttggttccaataaagaactgtaagttgcttttagacaacgtctgcctctgtctggtccctgctactacggctgtcaccatcacgggcaccctatccgctacacagggactcatactccagaccccaaatggttgccccagggagaaccactataacagactctccctcatcatttctcgccaacaccacctgctggagacctgccaggctgtaggacagccctctggaccccataccaagcaccgtgacactagcgtgcctaggccacaaccgccagccactccagtattccgggccccggctgtctccaggcccaaagagaaaaaggctaggccctggtgggggatgttgcacatgtgtcCCCTGTATTCTGCTGGCCTCGTCGTGCCATCATGTGGTCAGTAATATTGCTTTAGGGGATCTCATAAGAATATGTAGAAATTGTTCAAAAGATGTTACATTTGAGGAAGATTTCATTACTCTATATAATTGTCTCAAAGAGGGGATTTGTCAGGGTGAACAAGCCCTGAAGTAGTCACCTTTTCACCTCTTATGCCACCTTTATGCCAAGTGGGCTTGGATGGGAATGAAGGGGGCTGTGCCCAGCAGCGGAGTGTGTCCACGCAGGGTGTTCCTGCCCCACTCCAGTGCACCGGCTATAGTGTAGTTTCTACGCAAgggaggacctggcatagaacttcCCCGCGGCACACAGGCTGCCGGATTTATAAGAAGGCTGGAGCCTCTCCCTGggtacatgtactgtatgtatgagtgtatataagtataaaactttatgtgtgtatatattagtatagAAATGTGAGTagttttatatgtgtgtgtacaaaaATGTGGTGAGGTCTGAGTGAGGTCTATTATGGGTCccaacctctcctagttacgcctctgataATATTTACCTTAGTGatcctgccccccctccccccccccccaatagtataatGACTGCTTCCTGTGgccaaatgtgctgaaaaaaacaaactcggcttatacttaagcctataaaaaataaactcagtactcacctttccgatgcccctcgCAGGCCATCTTCTTGCTTCCTGTGCACTGCTGGCGCACACACTCTGATGTCAGAAAGCGAAGTGGAGGAAGCTGTCACTGCTGACAcacaggaagaaagaagaggatctGTGGGGGGATACTGGGGACAAGAGCcatgctatttactgggggcaggaggcaggctatatactggggtaaggAAGCATGCTATTTACTAGGAGCAGCAGaaaggctacatattggggcaggaggctacctataaactgggggcaggaggaaggctacatactggaggcaggatatatatagggggcagaatgtatacgggggcaggaggcaggctggctatatactggggcaggaggcagactatatactggggataggctatatattgggggctgacTTTTGCGTTTAAATTAGGATCCTGGGCTTACATTCGAGTCAGCTTATACTCGTAATATGAAGGAGTCCTGCAGGGGCTAGAGGAGGCTCATCtcctgcctgcactgctgtatcTTTTATACAGGACAGGGACCAGAACCAGAGGCAGTGCAGGACATATATGGCCCCAAGTATATGACCCCTGATCAGTATGAGAAAACCACTATATAAACACACTCATAATGTATATGCACATATTATAAAAAACCTCACCTCCAATGTCTTTAGTACTTACCACCTAAGTTGTCATATATGACTTATAATAATGCCAAATTAGCCCCACTTGTTATGCCCCCATTTGGCCCCCTCTTTCTGCTGTCATATGCAAAGTTTCCCTTTTTGTGGTCTCCTTACTGATATTACAATGCCCACTTTGAGCTCTGCTACCAATACAATGTACACCTTTGGGGGCCCCTCGCTCATTATGTTCCCTCTTATACTTTTATTTCCCtgttcccccacagcagctctgcTTCCCGCACACACATATGAACCATCATATTATCTTTGTTATTTCCACTGACTGTTCTCCAATCTGAAGAAATTATGGGTAAAAACCATTGAAATCAGTGTATAACTTACAAACCGGCAGTGTATAATGACTAGAGGTCATGTGACTGGCAGGTGCTGGAATGTGATTGGTCACTACCTGGCACCTGCTCACCAACTGACCAACTGCCAATCAGTGGAGAACGAGCATCGACAGTATCCGGGATTCTGCTAGGAGAATTTTGGACACTCCTGAGCCGCACAGGAGATTTATCTTTGTGTTTTATTGTTACCTGTTGTTCTATGTTGGTTGTATTTGTCTGTGTGTACATTTGTctttgtgtgtatttgtgtgttactttgtgttctgcGTTACTTGTCCTTCATCCTCTGCTGGTAAGTCCTagtcacacattatatacactacacacaggacaatatatacaatgtatacatcggGGGTGTAATGCTCAGGGAATTCTATAAAGTAGTTATTGCTTTAGAGTAATGTAACCAGCCCTGTCCATCAGACGCCTCCATTGAATATGGCAGAGGTAAGTGGCACATTGGCAGCTCTGTGTGGCAGGATTTTAACGGAGGCCACTGATGGACACATCTAGTTACATGTCCCTCCATCAGCAGATATTTTGGTACCTGACCATTGGGAAAACAGAGCAGCTGTATAACACATAGGGCAGATGCTGCAGTTATCTTCTGTCTATAGTATATTAAAGTTTGGGATTGTAGTTTGTAAAATCACTTTCCAGCACTTATTATACTTTTATGTCAGATAGTATTGTATAAATTATAGTGATAATATCATTAATTAGTAATAACTTATTATTTGACATTTCTCTTTGATACCTgccagttattaaatgtgtctgtgatACTGACTGACTATGGGGcagaggtcatgtgactgtaTATGACATCATCTGCTGATGACTACCTGGCACATTGTTGGTATTACTACATTGAACTGGTTCCTGGGATGATGGAAATCAAGCTGATTAATCCATGGTTATAAGATTCATACAATATTTTTCCTCCCCTATGGAGTAACAGAAAATTATACAATGTAAAATCATttcaatatttgaaaaaaatttaTCAAATTGATTTCAACTTCAGATTTCTTTTAGATATTGTGTAGTCAATGCAATGTGCAGATGGGCCAACAACGGATTACTATCCACGAGATGTTCCACTGAAACTTTCCCAGCGGGCACTTATAGCCCGGCATGGCGACTGAAGTACCACTGTACTGTCTTTGCGTGCAACCTTATTCTATGAACAGGTCCATACTGTTTATCACCGTCTCTAACCCACATTCGGGATATACATACCATCACACGGTGCACCTTTTTTCATGATTGCTGACACTTAGTATCGGTATTTCTGAGCATGACACTTTAAGGATAGATAGACCACCATACGGTTATATCCATATGTTTGCTGACACCCAGTATTTGAACTTCTAAGCATGAAATTTTAAGGGTCGTaattttcccctgatgagcccttaGGCATGggtgaaacatggcatgtagggaacTTCTGACCCAGACCAAAACTTTGTATATTTGACTTAGGGATTAGCACTTTATAATCTTATACACCTTTTCATATACTTCGCACTTCTTTATCTCTGTGGGGACGTGACTAGGACTTCCACAGCAATATCTGTTCCGCATCTAGGACATCTACTGTAATCTCAAATTTCCAGTTGGGGTGGCAGTCGCTTAGGGCTGCTGCTGCTCCGAGTTGAGGCTCAAAAGGGCATTATTAGGTCCTTGACACAGCCCACATAGGGCCCGATAGGGACTCCGGTACTCTACACCCTACAGAGCACTATACCTTCCTCCCTCTCCATCCCGTGCAGTCCATTTCTTCCCTCACCCATGACATTTCACATGGAGGACCACATATGTCCTGGTACACGTGTGACAAGGCTAGGTATGTGATTCCCTTCTTAGTAATCCTACTGTCAGTGTCTGCACATTGACATGATTGATGATTTTGCAATTGTTCACATTGCTTCTATTAGCATTTTTATATTTGATCTTTATGGATGGGGAAGGAGACTCGTGTTACCCGCCCTTTGTATTTTGGGTCCAAGAACGGGCCTAAACTTAGCACCAGTTCACATCTTAGCAATTTTATCATCCGCTTTTTGCATCAGTTTTTGTGTGGTTGAAGAAAATCAATACATGGAAATCAGATGTATAAAATCTGAGATGTGAATTGGCCCTGATCTGTTAGTCCTCTAGTTTTCATCATAATATTATTAATTTGCATAGACACTGAAAACATGATAACTTAAATTGGTTGTCCAGGGCTTACAAAAATGTATAGAAGGCCTGAGGggactataaaaacaataaaaatgttatccTTACCGCTTCTGACGTTCCTGTTGTCCCGCAGTGCTGCCCGTTGTTGCTGtgtctctgtttgtttacatagGCCAGCGCTCCCATCCATCCACTGCCACTCTCCTAATACAGCATCACTTTCAATGTGCATCAACGGTGCGGAAGGAGTTGGATCGGAGCACATGCCCTGTAACAAACAGGGGCCGGACAGAGATGGATGGTGCCGTGGGACAAAAGGAGCACCAGAGGGGGTAGGGAtaacatttttatctttttttgtagCCCACCCATGCCTGCTATACACTTGTTGTAAACACAGACTATCCCTTACTAAAGTGagaagctcctagtgcttgaacaaacgccgcagtgttagagtgatagcgttaacgGAAATGtccggcggggtacagtgtaatcatcggacagctcgcaaagcggtccgatgtattcatgagggtgctgtccgaggcgctgcctcttcccctagccacgccccaaccccgctccCTCATGACTACGTCgaacagctttgcgagctgtccgatgattacactgtaccccgccacagcgtttgttcaagcactaggagctgcttactttaaaaatttgggtgacaggtcctctttaaatataacATGTTCTTTTGCAGTCCCTACTTGGGGTCATAGCTGAAATTGTACAAGTTTCCCTGTATTAAACATCTTGTCTCATGAAGGAGTTCACCGTGAAGAAGATGAGAACCTCATTCACAGTAtgaagaaagtgacacaaattttatgtttttttttgcaagacCTCAGGGACTCTGGATCACCGAGAGATATGTAAGTGATACCAGACCATAatactataggacagtgatggcgaaccttttagagaccgagtgcccaaacttcaaccaaaacacacttattcaccctgatgtgccaacgtgccattttaaacagtaacttatagctacctgttcttccacttctttaattgtatcggccactTGAGGCcaacaatacagttgaaagaaggagggcaactTCAAActatcgttgtagcttctctccagggtctctctgtttaggaagaatgatgggtccagcaggaggacctccaaagataatgcagttctatcaaaaccttctcacttttcaagcagttccaaacagtcaatgaagtgtcgcctcAAAATAGTGTttagcgcagcatctcataagttgcctgggactgcaggaagatttaatggatttggtcctgtttggtgaactctgtcctgggctggtggcctgagtgcccacagaaagggctctgactgccacctctggcaccagtgccataggttcgccatcactgctataggacttcactgcccaAATATGTAATAGGATTGTACTATTGTATGTAATGTCATGTTTTATCTCTCTCCTCTTCTTAGGACACCCAAGACGATGAAGACTCTGAGAACGCGGTAAGTGACTCATAAGACACAGACCTCACACATAATCTAATAATACTCAATGACACAAAAACTAACCATCACCTGATCTATTTCAGCCAATCTTCATgaacctggactgtgacctcatcATCCTGGAGGAGCACGATGTAAGTGCTGTTTGTGAGGGAGCACATATGGAACTACAGTTTTGGTGCAGGACAATATTGAGCATTGTTTAGTTTTTCAAGTGACTTCATTCCATCCACAGGAGCCATCGATGGACACATTGACAGAAGATGAAAGATCATCAGAGATGGCAGAAGAGCCTGCAGGAGAGACTGCAGAGGTGCCTGCCGAAGAGAAAGCAGAAGAGCCTGCAGGAGGGACTGCAGAGGTGCCTGCCGAAGAGAGAGCAGAAGAGCCTGCAGGAGAGACTGCAGAGGTGCCTGAAGAAGAGAGAGCAGAAGAGCCTGCAGGAGAGACTGCAGAGGTGTCTGCCGAAGAGAGAGCAGAAGAGCCTGCAGGAGGGACTGCAGAGGTGCCTGCCGAAGAGAGAGCAGAAGAGCCTGCAGGAGAGACTGCAGAGGTGTCTACCGAagagagagaagaagagcctgcaGAGGTGCCTGCCTAAGAGAGAGCAGAAGAGCCTGCAGGAGGGACTGCAGAGGTGCCTGCCGAAGAGAGAGCAGAAGAGCCTGCAGGAGAGACTGCAGAGGTGCCTGCCGAAGAGAGAGCAGAAGAGCCTGCAGGAGAGACTGCAGAGGTGCCTGCCTAAGAGAGAGCAGAAGAGCCTGCAGGAGAGACTGCAGAGGTGTCTGCCGAAGAGAGAGCAGAAGAGCCTGCAGGAAAGACTGCAGAGGTGCCTGCCTAAGAGAGAGCAGAAGAGCCTGCAGGAGGATCTGCAGAGGTGCCTGCCGAAGAAGAAATGGAGGAGATGTCTTGTTTCACCTGGTCCTGCATTCCTGCAAGAAGAGTCTTCAGCAGATTTAATGCCAGGGTCGCCTCCTTCATTGATAGAGTATTTAGGTAAGTTAGGTAAGTAAAGGTCATAAGTAGTCAAAATAGTACATAGCATAAtagtcacaattttttttcttgtttcttggCTCTAAAAATATCTACAATTTATGACTACTCCAGTATAGTAAGTGATCGCCTAAGCGAAGACACACCTGTACTGGACTAGTCATCGATATAGAAATGCAGAAAACATGCAATTTTAATAAAGTAATTTTTGGGCTTTAAAACTCCAGAAATATTAGAATATAGATTAGGTTATAGATAAGTATTAGCCGGGTATATGCTAGCGATAAGACATAGATTGTAGAGTTTTATAAAaaaggtattaaaggggttttccattataaaggtattgatgacctatccatatgATACAAAGTGTATAAGTCATCAATATGGGATGCATGAAGATCTGCTGACTCCTGGCCTACATCACCCTATTAACACCAGAGAATGGAAGCAGAGGTCCAGTTGTGTCTCTGTGTAGTGGGTGGCACCAGGAACTGCGGCTCCTATACAAGTCTATGAGAACTCAGCTGCAGTTCTTAgttctggccactacacagagaacatagCTGGACTTCTGGCTCCATTATCTTTGTAACAGGATTTGCTCATTGGTGAGAATAAATCATTAGTTATGGAAGGGAAAACTACTTCAGGCATTATATGATTGCCTTGGGAAATATACAATCTGTGTCTTGCCATTAACATCTTTTTTCATAGCACCTATAGAGACATCCTAGCATTACCAACTGATAGATGCCGATACAATAATCTAAATAAACAGGAAACACAAGCTATACATTCATTACAGAACAATCAGTCCTTCTTGATAAAAGAAGCAGACAAAGGAGGTAACATCATCCTTTGGCCTACAGAAATGTATTTAGAGGAGGCACAGAGACAACTTGGTAACCAACGTTTTTACTCTTTCTTACCTGCAGACCCAACAGACATCTTTAAGAGGAAACTGGATCGATTAATCGATCAACCATTAAAACAGAACATAATCACTAAACAAGAAGCAAAATATTTATCTGTTGATCACCCTGTAATACCACCGTTCTACCTCGTTCCACAAGTCCCTTGCCACACCACCTGGGAGACCTATAGTGGCGGGGATAGGCAGCATGAGTGAAAAGGCATGTACTTATTTGGACTATTTCTTGCATCCCCTGGTCTTGAAACTGGAC comes from Engystomops pustulosus chromosome 6, aEngPut4.maternal, whole genome shotgun sequence and encodes:
- the LOC140066093 gene encoding uncharacterized protein translates to MKDHQRWQKSLQERLQRCLPKRKQKSLQEGLQRCLPKREQKSLQERLQRCLKKREQKSLQERLQRCLPKREQKSLQEGLQRCLPKREQKSLQERLQRCLPKREKKSLQRCLPKREQKSLQEGLQRCLPKREQKSLQERLQRCLPKREQKSLQERLQRCLPKREQKSLQERLQRCLPKREQKSLQERLQRCLPKREQKSLQEDLQRCLPKKKWRRCLVSPGPAFLQEESSADLMPGSPPSLIEYLDPTDIFKRKLDRLIDQPLKQNIITKQEAKYLSVDHPVIPPFYLVPQVPCHTTWETYSGGDRQHE